One genomic region from Nilaparvata lugens isolate BPH chromosome 3, ASM1435652v1, whole genome shotgun sequence encodes:
- the LOC111047581 gene encoding RNA-binding protein 25, translating to MSTDPNNLVPPGTLSTSYIPTTASSGNVGYMVMSYPGRPPMVPGIPMPPGMGMPYMQIGGPGPMMPVMPIAHPHMMTGPPLSATMPTPAPTIRPYRQHHHHGTRPNNPGRNSKQPQHVPSNAPAPAAPPAGPVVTVFVGNITDKAPDQMIRHILNACGLVVSWKRVQAFGFCEYGSPDAGLRAIRILHEMEIRGKKLVVKVDPKTKTVLDEYKIEKRKKLKGDACAPIETDGEIDADEYMDEEMKNADKMAQERIEVIFQDYENEMKSYNSKGERKTDVERRIQRSQNNQAEHTKEPDSNSVVDLDDANIEEGKRDLITREIGKFREIMKKQEEEKEQERKRREEVRRERREDSPATNGRDRERERERERDRERDRDRERERVRSPSSRSSVGSVSPERRHHKTRHRSHSRSRTREREREKEREREREKEREREREREKERERERERERERERERERDIRERERDRDRERDERKSERDLQREKEEEEELKDKRKQERKAREKEAAYQERLRTWESRERHKAKELAREKEKKRLKEDEREREAKRLKEFLEDYDDERDDIKFYKGRELQKRLEERAKEMESDARDRQKEKEELEELRLKIYTSNESADPETEYAKVLQEREELYKPKLVIDVNLEQAKAREKEKEREREKEREREREAEREREALEKEREAEELMELKRRAALLAEAQAEAERTLLTNHSPSNSPPSPGDHSPPPASPEPHHHHHHHHHHEPKPGKTWTSPNADKDKDKKKKKLDVKEVFNTDDDEDNNLGGKKRKLVPLDYSEDKKKVKDDVKKEDSAKSQEEKRKHIKTLIDKIPTAKNALFAFQLDWAAVDNQLMERRIRPWINKKIIEYIGEPEPTLVDFICSKVLAGSAPQGILDDVQMVLDEEAEVFVVKMWRLLIYEIEAKKLGLVK from the exons ATGTCAACCGATCCTAATAATCTGGTACCTCCAGGAACGCTTTCCACCTCCTATATACCAACAACTGCTTCTTCAGGAAA TGTTGGTTACATGGTGATGTCCTACCCAGGGAGGCCTCCTATGGTCCCTGGAATCCCTATGCCTCCTGGCATGGGGATGCCATACATGCAGATTGGAG GTCCTGGTCCAATGATGCCTGTGATGCCTATTGCACATCCACAC ATGATGACCGGACCTCCACTGTCGGCGACGATGCCGACCCCTGCGCCAACGATACGGCCGTACCGCCAACACCACCACCACGGCACCCGACCCAACAACCCGGGTCGCAACAGTAAGCAGCCGCAACATGTGCCATCGAACGCCCCCGCCCCCGCCGCTCCCCCGGCCGGCCCTGTCGTCACTGTCTTTGTCGGCAACATCACTGACAAGGCGCCCGACCAGATGATACGCCACATCCTCAACGCATGTGGCTTGGTCGTCTCATGGAAGCGTGTGCAAG CTTTTGGCTTTTGTGAGTACGGAAGTCCTGATGCTGGTTTGAGAGCTATCAGAATTCTACATGAAATGGAAATCCGAGGGAAAAAACTTGTAGTTAAAGTAGACCCAAAAACTAAAACGGTGCTTGATGAATATAAAA TTGAAAAACGTAAGAAGCTGAAAGGCGATGCGTGCGCTCCGATTGAGACTGACGGCGAGATCGACGCTGACGAATACATGGATGAAGAAATGAAGAATGCTGATAAGATGGCACAGGAGCGCATCGAAGTCATATTTCAGGACTacgaaaatgaaatgaaaagctACAACTCGAAGGGCGAGCGTAAAACTG ATGTGGAACGACGTATCCAGCGCTCGCAAAATAATCAGGCTGAGCATACCAAAGAACCAGATAGCAACTCG GTAGTGGACTTGGACGATGCGAACATTGAAGAAGGAAAGCGGGATCTGATTACTAGAGAGATTGGCAAATTCCGAGAAATCATGAAG AagcaggaagaagaaaaagaacaggAACGGAAACGGAGGGAGGAAGTGCGGAGGGAGCGGCGGGAGGACTCGCCGGCTACCAACGGGCGTGacagggagagggagagagagcgaGAAAGGGATCGTGAGAGGGACAGAGacagagagagggagagggtgCGGTCTCCGAGCAGTCGGAGTAGCGTTGGCAGTGTTTCGCCCGAGCGCCGGCATCACAAGACAAGGCACCGTTCACACTCCAG ATCTAGAACGAGAGAGCGTGAAAGGGAGAAGGAACgtgagagagaaagggagaAGGAGCGCgaaagggagagagaaagagaaaaggagcgcgaaagagagagagaacgtGAGCGCGAACGAGAGAGGGAGCGTGAAAGAGACATCCGAGAAAGAGAGCGTGATAGAGACAGAGAAAGGGATGAACGAAAATCGGAACGAGATCTGCAAcgagaaaaggaggaggaagaagaactCAAAGATAAAAGAAAACAAGAGAGGAAGGCTCGTGAGAAGGAAGCGGCTTATCAG GAACGACTTCGAACCTGGGAGAGCAGAGAAAGGCACAAAGCAAAAGAACTggcaagagagaaagagaagaaacgGTTGAAGGAAGATGAACGTGAACGGGAAGCAAAGCGTTTGAAAGAATTTCTCGAAGACTATGATGATGAGAGGGATGACATCAAATTCTACAA GGGTAGAGAACTACAGAAGAGGCTAGAAGAAAGAGCGAAAGAAATGGAGAGTGACGCCAGAGATAgacaaaaagaaaaagaagaacttGAGGAGCTACGGTTGAAGATCTACACGAGCAATGAGTCAGCCGATCCAGAAACTGAATATGCCAAG GTGCTGCAAGAACGAGAAGAGCTGTACAAGCCGAAACTGGTGATCGACGTGAACCTGGAGCAGGCAAAGGCGCGCGAGAAGGAGAAGGAACGCGAGCGCGAGAAGGAGCGCGAACGAGAGCGCGAGGCTGAGAGAGAACGCGAAGCTCTGGAGAAGGAACGCGAAGCCGAAGAGCTGATGGAGCTAAAACGGCGAGCTGCACTGTTGGCCGAGGCACAGGCCGAAGCTGAACGCACATTGTTGACGAATCACTCGCCCTCCAACTCGCCCCCCTCCCCTGGGGACCACTCGCCCCCGCCCGCCTCGCCCGAGCCCCATCACcaccatcaccatcatcatcaccacgaACCTAAACCTG gtaAAACATGGACCTCGCCAAATGCCGATAAAGAtaaggacaagaagaagaagaaattggaCGTTAAAGAAGTGTTcaatactgatgatgatgaggacAATAATTTGGGAGGAAAGAAACGAAAACTTGTTCCGCTag attattcgGAAGACAAGAAGAAGGTCAAAGATGATGTGAAGAAGGAAGACTCGGCTAAATCTcaggaagaaaagagaaaacatataaaaacattgatagataaaataCCAACGGCTAAAAACGCGCTTTTCGCGTTCCAACTGGATTGGGCAGCTGTAGATAAT CAATTGATGGAAAGGAGAATAAGACCTTGGATTAATAAGAAGATAATTGAGTACATAGGAGAGCCGGAGCCGACTCTGGTTGATTTTATTTGTTCGAAGGTGCTGGCTGGCAGTGCGCCGCAGGGCATTCTAGACGACGTTCAAATG GTGCTTGACGAAGAAGCTGAAGTGTTTGTTGTGAAAATGTGGAGActattaatttatgaaattgaagCAAAAAAATTGGGACTTGTGAAGTGA